The genomic region TAGTCTCAAATTGGCTGGAGCTATGGATAACGGGTACAACATTGAACTgaacacacaaacacaaatcGCAACACATGAATGCAGTTAGTAAGCAGGCAAGCATGAAGAGCGGCGAAGAAGCGAGGCACAACAAAGATGAGACAAAATTAGTAAAATCTAATGAAACGAATAACTGAAGTATGAAGACATATAAAGCTGagtataatagtaaaaatgaaGACGTCATTGGACATACAGTACGGTGCACAGATAACATCAATCAAATCATCAAACATACTATGACGTTGGATGCAAGTAGCACAGTCGCTGACGTCTTCGCTCCTCAATCTCTAAGTACGAGTGTATTGTGTTGCAGAAACTGCGCAAATACAAATGCAATACATGTTTTACACAACCAATGTTAGTTACATaagttagtttataaataaatgatctaAATTAATGTGCATGAATACAATCGGATGATAGTGTCAGTATTATAAGTAGATATCAATATAACTTAacccaaaaatgtaattaaacagCTGAACAAATTCTAGAAGATTATTCTACtagtataagtataaataatgcTCTGCATGCGTATATCgtgcaataaatatgtaaatatacatAAGGTTGATTTATAAAATCCAAAACATCGAATCTAATATTCGAGGAAAAATTTCGAACAATCACAATCCCCAATCCTTGTGCAATTTCCAGATTCCAATCcattcacaaatattaaatgcCAATTAGTATGTGCAGACTACGACACTACAAGTTTTAACGCGTGCTTCGTTACAAAAGCCTTTACCGTTGTCCATATCGATGGGAGGTCCCCCCACTCGCTGGCTCAGTCGCGGATCGGACACCGTAAAGTAGATTTTTTGCTTGATTCCTGGAGCTATTGCTTTTGGTGGTATTATTAATGAAACGCCCCATTGTCTATCCTCTAGCACCCCTCCTTCGCTGTCGAATATTCCCCAAGTCGTGTGTGGACCATCAGGTTCTACTTCATCAGGTTTGTTAGCACCGTTTGTTTCGTTACCATCAGAAGTTGATGGTATTACCGTAGTATTCTGCTGAATCACAGTGGTCTCGTTCtgatttgacatattttgagaATTCTCCTCGCTGTTCTCTTGACTCTTTTCTAATATTTGTTCACAAAAAGTCACGCTCCTGCTTGGTTTGTTCGCTTTCTCAAGTAAATCTTGGGAAGTATACGGTGTGCTCTGTGGCTTATTTTCGAAGTTCATGCTACATTCAGACGCATACTGGGTTTCCATGGATGTAGTTGATTCGTACGGAACTGGAGCAGTGGTTACTTTCAAAGCGTTAGATATGTGGTCAGCTTTTCCATGTAGCCTGGGAGCATACATTGGTTCGCCTTTCAGAATGCTAGTTTCCAAATTCTTGGATTTTTGTTTCTCTGCGTCCGTTTTTGATTCCGTAAGCCTCAGTTTAGAGAAGTCGATTTCTTGGAATGTCTCAATCTCTTTACCGTTTTCTGCTTCAGCCTTTGTCTGATATACAGGTTCTCTACGAGACAAGTGATTAGCGTCACCAAGCTCGTACGGGCTGCTCCTTGAGCTGCCACTACTCTCCTGCTCCTCAGGCTGTACCACTTCTTTGGCCTCCTGATGAGACTCGTATATAACACTCTCCTTCAAATCTCTCTTCGACACATACAGCGGTTCCCTTATCTTAGCCGCATCACTTTCATTAGCCTCCTTTCTAGTCTGATATATCATCTCTTTCTTTGcttgatttctttgttttattatctcTAGCTTCTCCTCTAAACGTATACCGTAAGTTGATTCTTTTTTAGCTAGCATAGCTGCTTTCTGAGACAAGATTTCTTGTTTGGATACGTAAGTGCACTCTGCGGAAGCCGGTCTGACATCGTTTCTCATATCCATCATTTCGTGTCGAGTGCTGTATTGTGACTGTGTATCCGAGCAACTAGATTTTACTTCAGCACGAGTGGCATAAGGAGACTCAGTTTGCCCAAGCCTGGCCATCATTTCTGTTCTGGTGGCATATGGTGGCTCGCTCATACATTTACTCATGGGTGATATCCTTCCGGGATAGTTCACAGGGGTCTGTAATCGCCTGTCAGACCTAACACCATAATTGTTCTCGTTCCATGATGTACCGGGAGGCGGATCGTAAGTCCTTTTTCCGTACAATGGCTCTTTAGCGGACAAATCCATTCTTTGTTTTAGCATATCTTCTTTCGTGCTGTATGGAGATTCAGAAAATCTTTGTCGCAACATTTCCTCTTTAGTTGCATAAGAAGTATCAGGCGTTAGTCTCGTTCGCAGCATTTGCTCTTTGCTAGAATACGGTGACTCACTGTAAAGTGAATCGTTTTGTTTTGCCATCATCTCCTGTTTATTGGTGTATGGGCTTTCAGCAATTAACTCGCTTCTTGTAGCGTAAGGGCTTTCTCTCATGCATTCGTTCCTCGACGCATACCCACATTCGTTTCTAGTTGCGTACGGATTTTCTCTAAGACATTCTTCTCTAGTGGCATAAGGGCTTTCTCTTATGCATTCCTCTCTAGTAGCGTAAGGACTTTCCCTAATTCGTTCATTCCTTGTCGCATAGGGGCTCTCTCGAATGCATTCAGCTCTCGTAGCATATGGTGGGTCCATTAGCGGCATTTCCAAAGTTTGTCGATTCCCGTAAGGGTTCTCAAAACTCTGGTTTGACATTTCTGATCTACTAGCGTAAGGATTTTCGGTAGAAGTATCATAAATAGACGTGTAAGTCCTGCGAGGTTTAGGGATAGGGTCATAAACAATATGATCTTTGCTTTGGTACAATGGTTCTGGAGGTAACGGCTGCGTTGGGTGAAATGGTTCATGTTTAACTTGTTGCTGTCTTTGGTAGATGGGGTCTATTTTGGTAATCATATTAAAGCTGGATGTCTGTCCGTAGATGCCTCTCCTGTTGTACTCTATGAGAGAATTCTGTCTACGCAACAGCGGGGTAACTTTCGGTTCTGTTTCTATGTCACACATGGAATTCTGCCTTCGTAAGCTCTTCATGACTGGTTTAGCGTCATAGTCTCTGACGGTACAGATGGACCCGTTTCGTTCATCGCAAAATGAGCTTTGTCGTTTAAGTATCGGCTTTAGAACCGGTTTCTCGCAAGAGGATGAGTTGCTCCTTTGCAACATTTGGTTCCTGATTTGCGTGTTCCTCATGTGTATGCTCATGTCACCGAGGTCAGACTTCTCACGTCTCAACATCGGCATTTGGGGCGCGTTATGTCTCTGCTGCAAGTCACTTTCGCAGAGTGACTTCTGCCGAGACACTTTTTGTGAATTTTTCGTTTTCGAACGGAATAGATCAAGGACGGCGTTTTTAATGAACGATGGTTTTTTAgataatttctttttagtttttggtGAGAACGTCTCGTCGCGCTCCACACTTGAGTTCATGGCATCTGATGAACTGTGGACACCCACAACCAAACACCCACTTAGTTACTCAATGATAGATAGAATAGGACATTTCAGAACGTTCAACATATAACACTCAGGTGTACAGAGAAAATAAGTCAAATTGAACAATATTGAAATCTCTGATATGTCCCGATGGGCATGACAATTTTCAACAGATAAATTTTGTGATTCTAAAAAAGCATATTGAAATAATGGTCAAGAAATATCAATACGAGACTAATACAGACATACTTAATCATAGAATAAGATAACACATAAATAGATAAAGAGGAAAATGGAGAGAGAAcagattcaataaaaatacatattgaatTGTAAAGACAGAGAATAAAGAAACTTAATTCAATATGCTTTTATGACATAATCATCAAGTTGCACTAAAATGCAGACACGCACTGCCAATAGTTTGTTCCGAAACAAACAACTATATACTCTAAAGATTACAATGTTATTACAATTTACAGTCTAACGCCCCgatataaatatgttacaaaaatatatgtatactgtTTATATACCGCATACAAAACCATAACTAATACTGTGGCCCAACAAGACATTGTTAGTCGTTTGTGAAGCGATTGGTGTTTGCATGTTAGAGCAAATTGTACAGGGGCTTACAACTTTAAAGACGAGAGAAAATTTGAATGAGTCTCAGGAACATGCAAAAATATCTAGAGAACAATGATCAAAGAAGAGTTTATGACTATGAGGTTTTCTGATCAATTTTGACATGTTTTGTAGTTCTTTTTGTATAGGGATTCATGTAGTTGTCGCTGGTGGATTGTGCTGTATCTTACCTTAAGTTATGCATGTGTTGAGGTTTCCTGTAAAGCTCGAACGCAGAGCCGCGCTGTTCTCTACTACCTGCTAAAtctgtaatgaaatttgtttattgGTTACCATGGCAATCTGTCGTATTACAAACAATGAGATCGAGAGAATCGTAGTTCCAAAACAATTGACATCGCAAAATAGTGAGAAGCGATACAAAATGAACTATAAGACGTGTATACATAAGATTGAATTTGTACTGTTCTATCCATAGTGAGTATACTTCTGTTCAATTAATCATATCGatctaaaaagttaaaaatagtaaGTTACCTATGAGATGTGGATTGTGTGGAAGGTTGATGGCTCGGTGATGCGACGGTGGTCCGGAGTACGGCGGAGACTGCGGCGGCATCTGACCGCCGTACATGTTCTGCTGCTATTGAGAAAAAATGCGttacaaatgaaacaatatGTGGTTTTGTTTGTAACCCTTCGCGTTACGGTAAGTTGAATTAACGATGGTTTGTATTTCAGattaaagaaaactataaatgtgtgtataaaagtagcctatgtgttaatcccaGATGTCAACCTTCATATCCAATTgcattgaaatcggtccagccgtttgcGCATTGTGAGATAACAAACATACTCACATGCAAactcatttacatatttttgcacTGGGTTAATGGATTCAATTCCTTCATGCATCGCGGAGGTTTTATAACCATTCAAGTCGCACGCACATGGACACCCAGACTTATGACAAGCATTTCTAAATCACTCAAACGCTTATCTTATTGGGATGGAGACCGCGAATAGTTACTCAATTTAGTAatactgttattaatttttccttttttttttacctacttacttattttatgCCTATAATTATTAGTATGATGATAATGGTTACCTGTTGGTAGTTGTTGTGGTTGTGGGGGCGGTGTGCGGGCTGCGAGTGTGAGTGCTGGTGCGAGTAGTGCGGCGCCGGGGGGAagccgcgccccgcgcccggGGGCCCGGGGGGGCCGGGGGCGCCCGGGGCTGGCGGACCGGGGGGGTCCAGGCTCTACACGAGGGAGTATAGGCGTGAGTGGGGGTCGTCGTAATGTGGTATAAATGGTTAGGGGTATCAATTGTTAGGTGCTAAATCGTTCAATGAAGTGATAATCAGTaacttttttggatttttattttacctacgTGTGATACAGTATCTCTGATgcatttataacataattttattattttactttaataataagtattaaactTAAACTGTAGCGTTTTAATCGCTAGAGTTTAAGTGTAAGAGTTTAGACTACATTCAATCATGACacttttaattctttaaatttaattcttctACGAGATACTGGAGGGAACCAATGTCAAATGTTCTACTAATCGCAATATACCATACTAATATTAATCTTACCCCGTTTCTGGGATGATGGTTGTCGGGCGGGCGGTAGTGCTTGGGCTTGGGCGGCGGCACGGGCTTGTAGGGCGGGacggccgcgccgccgcgacCGGTGTAGTCCGCTTGAGACGCCGAGTTTGTACGCCCACTTATAACACAAACAAGAGGAGATAGAATCAGAGTTATGTTAAGAGAAACGCAAGGTATTAGCAACGAAATCAGATAAAGAAACTGTAGTCCttagtgatatttaaataactggtctttaaaaaaaatgtgagtacatttacgtattttttatcacaaCTATAATGTATGATTGTAGTCACAATAACTTAAAACAattgattatatttaaatgctatcaaaacaaattttccTTTCCGATTGGACAATAAGTTTACAaattaaatcgaaaaaaaaatctctgaaATACGTTATTAATGAAGAATGATTTTAAGTACGAACAAAATAAGATAATATAGCAATATACTTTTTTgttgcattaaataaaataaatcttgtaaGGAAGcaatacttatataatataatacagaaATATGTTTACGTACCTATATTTGGCATGGTCATTGGTAGGCACATTCGGCAGCGATGGTCCCCGGGCGTGCATCGGTGTGTGGGGGCTGTTGCCGTTCATGGGGGGCGGCCGGCTCGACTGGGGGCTACGGTACTCGGGGGGCctactaataaaaacaaaaatatattagaatggattacatgaaaataaataaatgcggacgacatcacatacattgttctgaacccaaagtaagttgctaaagcacttgtgttatggaattcagatacaacgaaggatccacaaacacccagacccgagacaatgtagaaatgtgaattattacattgacccgaccggggatcgaacccgggacctcagaactaacgacaccttgaaacctgtgcgtacgccactcgaccacagaggTCGACTAGAAACGCGGATCTTAGCACTGTAATGGTGCGTATATAGAAATAAAGAAGAAGGGTgagcgatacggggagctgtctatgttaaattttgactgcacggatagccgagtggttgaggtcaccacgccaaacccactgcgcatcgtgtcgcgggttcgatccacgaatgcttgttctgagtctgggtgtctttgtgcatgtaagttgtatgtttgtaaaccccccgcgacacaaggattgaactctttagtgcgggagtcgttaaaaaaaaattgatcttCAATAAATGATACTTTTAAGCCTAGTTAgttgaatggattttgatttggaAATGTTgatcacaaaattaaaacagaccAATAAACTGGTTTTGTAGGAAATTATTCTGCGAAATCTTCATCAACCGGTGAAATTTAAACTAggataagaatatatttttagtttaaacttTCCAATTAATCAGTAATaacgacaaaaaaatatgaaattggaCCCAAACTTGGATACatgtttaaattacttagtattgtatttattttataaggtaatataaaaaaaccctACTTGTACTTCCTCATGATAACACACTTTTTCAATCACTTATACACCAAAACATTTACTAATATCATTTCACACAATCTTCTTCAAATCCAAGAGCGACAGCAAACACGTCTTCACTATTCTGAAGCATTTATCACACTAAGAGAATACAAAAGACACCTTTTCTGAATCGTCTATTGTTTAGTTGTCCTTTGAATTTGGCAGAGGATCGAAACTTTTAGAGGTTTAGGGATTAGGTCACTGTCTCGTATAGAAGACGCGTGGTGTTTATCAAGTTATGGTATTTTTGTAAGTTGATGAGTTTTAAAGCAATTGttcttaatttaactttatctatactatctttttttaagactcccgcattaagaatTATAATCCTTATGtcacgggggtttcacaaacatttaagttacacacacaaagacacctagactctgAGCAGGCATGGATAACACCAACGCTTGTCCGGGGGACTGAACCCGCGACCCGTCGGGCATAAGGTGTGTAGTTTGACGTGATGAAATCGACTTCAGAACTTAATAACAGCTCGCTTAGCATGCCGTAAAAAAGTCTTTCACCACGAAATACTTCTTATTCTGGTGCCTTTGTGCCTTCTCCATATAACCTAAGACTTAAGTTCATTAATATATTACCTGTAGTTTTGATCTGGACTTCTGTAATCGAGTGAGTTGTGTTCGTGCGAGTTGGAGTTCCTCTGCGGGCTCTGCGTCATGTTGCTCTGGGACATGGCTGTCGGGTTTGGAGGCGGTGGAGGCTCCATTTTACTGCTAAAGAAGGAGCAATAATTATGGAGATGTAAATACAGTTCTACGATTATGAGGCACTTAAAATCCTTGTGGTCTGTAGGGTTTGccaatattcaatttataagcACAAAGATCATAGAGCATAAGCataatttgtaacaattaataatataatcgattAATCCACTCGATTATTCGTTTATCAATAATTACTGTTATTATTCGTGTAGTTAAATAATCGTTagattgattataatttataatacatcAAAAGAATAAGCTACCTTCGAGTCAGGTAAAGCAGGTCTTTAGTTAATTCTGACAAGAAAAGATAATGTAGATTACTTACATAGACGGTGGCGCCACTTTGAGGTCGTCGGGCGCGTTCGGCGGCAGTCGGCACGAACCCACCGCCGAGCCGTTGTTGGACGCGCCGCTGTAGTCATACGCTGTACCGTCGTATGAACCTTGCTGTTTTAGAAATAAGGATCAAATTAGATTAACCGGAACGATAAGGGTTTGTAAAAAATTCAACAGTCAGACATGTATTGGTAATTTTActggaataaataataatactagcaaatactgaatttgaataatatttgcgTTACTATAACTAAAAGGCGTGATTTGTCACTAATCACGAccgtaaatgtgtttttgttggaACAATAAGCCTTACAATCTGTACGAATAAACTTATTAAACCAAAGGAACTTGCACGTATTACTAGTCACAGAAAACTAGACCTTATTGAAACTACATAAGGTATATATTACCGGGTTGTTAGGGTGTCGATGCCTGTCCAGTGAGCCCTGTCCCTGCGCGGGCTGTATGATCATGCTGGTTGGGCGCGCAGTGTATGTCGCGGCCTCATCACTGCCGCTATCTTTAGGCGGCCCGAACAAGCGCTCTTGGGCACTTGGACGGTTTTGCTGCGAGAAAGCAATAAAGGggtaagaaaaaaaacgattttttcgCAGGATTCATGGaccatttgtggatcacacaattgcttgtcctacgcggggatcgaactcggggtacgtcgcgcacagtggattAGGCGtgctgacctcaaccactcggctatccgtgcagtcaacatttaattttgtcttttatccaaataatatattttgacctgaatgataaaaaaatgtcgttaaTTATTAACTCTGACCAGTTTGCGTGATGTGATTCAACCTATTTTACCTAGTCAATATAATACAGCATTGATAAAACAATGAACAATAGTCATTATCAGAGctaaaatgttttgaagttaAATGATGACGTTTTTacatcaaaagtaatttttgacTGGAGATTTCTATTTACATCAagattttttcatgttttatttgattttgtagatagcttttttttaagttcttttatctgttatttattttctagtaaaacaaaattaattaaaatcttgtttacaacttttaagtataatccatttttttctgatttatGGTCCTTTGGATCAAATCCCAAGGGACAGAATTTTTATACTCTTAAATTTCAGTCCAGTACCACTCAAGTTCCTGAAGTGCAagtcaaaatacaaaattgatttattttgtgaacCCTTTCTCCTATTGCGAGTTTGCTGATAGTTTCACACACAAGAAGCATAATTATTctatgatgattttttttctgaagtaaATCATCTTTAGGCGGATCTAGGAGGTAACTTAGGACGACAATGCAAAGGAAGCTAGTCACGacaatatggcgtcacgttttTATACTATtcggtttttaatatttatgttttttttttgtcaatagattaagtttattttctaataCTTACATTAGTATTATGCCTGAGGTTGTGCGGCGGGCggccgggcggcggcgcgggcagcAGCACGCCGCCCGCGGGCCGGCTCACGGTGCCGCGCGGGGGCAGCTCTGGTACTAGCAGTAAGGTTTTGTTCATTATACATGGGCAACTATATGTTAGTAGAATtatttaagttgtatttttgtttgttattatacaAAGAATCGTTTGGAAGGTTTTTAAGTGATTAGAAAAAAAGATTAGATTAAACGAATCTGGTAATGGttataaagaaatatcattGATCATATCGGTCTTTAGGGGTCTTTCCCTCCTCTTTCCGAAAACTTATCCGGAAGAAGAATTAACTGTTAAAGGAGATTCATCGTAGTTGTTCTACTATTTAGTATCGGTATTTTGTTCACTGATTGGACATGTCAAACTTAGCGTCAAGGGCATAACAAAAATCTCTTCGGTCTTTGACCACATTTGACCAGTTACAAGAAGGTTATCTCGTCACCAAAATACTTATCTGTGCTTAAGGTAACACCTAACAACATAGAATCCCGCTgtataaacacataaataaaaaccagtcaCTCACCGGTACCATACAACGGGGAGTGCGGAGGCGAGTGAGTCATGGGGTTACATTGGTACGGGGGCGCCTCGTTATTGCCCATGTTGTGGGATTGGTTGTGATTCACGCCGTTCGTCGGAGCGCCATTCGTAGTCGCTGAGAAGCCGTACTTGCTGTCTCCGTAGCCGCCTTGCTGTAGGCCGAAATgggacattaaaatatattcaagtatactaatattataaagtttgtgGGCTTATGAAGATGTAGGGGATAATCTCTTGATCTATTGAACtggtttcgtttttttttttttaaatagaaagcCTCaccatttttttgtgtttaatgttTGAGGCTATATTAAGCCGAAAAATACGGCCTAAAGATATGCGCAAAGGTCAGCTTGTAcagaaatatttcagttttatttcatgCTCATTTACCAGATTTTTCTCTTGCATATATAGCTGCAATTTTGGAAGAGGTCTAAAGTGAAGTCTGACTCACAGAACtaacacttttttgttttttttttaccaccACTTTGAGATtagaaataataagttaatGATGTAATTAGCTTGTAATTAGCTGAATTAGCTAAggcattatttaatattgttatgttacaAAGTTAGATGTATTTTACAAATTCTTTATGATTTCGTTAATAAAATTAGAGACAGGTTTAAAGTTAGTTATACAGTTGAAAGCGAAATTAGTTTAATacaagaacatatttttttttatgtcggATTAGATTATTCGAACAaggaattaatattaaaacattaacgtGTAGTTTAGCATATTATAAACTTGGAGGTCTACCACCATCTTTTAAATTAACCTTGTTGCGGTTGgaagagcgagacagcgcaatCCCcgtatagagcggcatctcgcttccacaaccgcGACAGTCTGACTTTTAAGAAGTGGTAGTAGACCTCCAGATATCAttacagtattattttttaacagtttcATACAAACCGTATAAGGCGGTGGCACAGCGTCGGCCATATGGTTGATATCGTCGTCTCGATCCATATTATCCTGAGTCGTCGCGATCGAAGGATCCGAAGACGACTTCACGAGTCTTGGCGCCGGCGGGGGACTCACTTCCAAGTCACTTTCAGGACTCGAAGCGTAAGACAGTCTGTTCTCAGTACTCGAAGACATTGAGAACAAAAAGTCGTCGGACAACGGCTCAGGCCTCTGTTTCCGCCATTTTCAATATCGGCCATTTTGTTTCGCAGCATCCGGTAAGGTGGGTTATGGAATGGGGTGACAAGACAAGACAAATGAATGATTGCATATAACACGGTACAGAAACTAAAGGGTTTAGCATCTGTATGATTAATGTTTTTGGATATTTACACACTTTAATATCGATATTCAAATGAGTATTTAATCAATGTCaattttaagctatatatattttttactattaaacattttggcactataaatattattttaatgaatgaataacaaaattatgtataattttttaaatcaaatatttgaatatcgaTAAGAAAACACAGGTGGTATTTAACACTGGTAAAATgtgacaatatttacaaaacaaaacacactggCAGTTCACTTCAGCTAAAACTaaacttgaaaacaaaataacataaaacagtGCAAGCAAATTAATAAGCGGAAAAGCAGccaatatacaaaaaaacattaatgataAATACTTGTGCTAAATCTAATGGTAACTTCAGTATTGTTAGACTATCTACGTTATACGTATCCTAAATGCTGTTCAGAGATCGGTTTGCTGATCACAGCGTGAACATCTCTCTCTGCCTCCGACTTACTCTCGTTCTCTATTTTCTCAATCTCCTCTAACTTGAGAGTCGGGAGAGACAAATTCCTATACTTGTTCAGAGTCCTTTCGGACGGCGTTGGTAACGTCCGGACCTCGCTGAACCTCCCAGGGTCGACGGGAGACTTCTCACTACATTTACAGTTAGGTATCCTACAAGTCTGTCTCAAAGGCTTTTCGAGAGTTCGAAAAATAGGTTTTGGATTCTCCTTCTGGAGTCGCGCCTTCCATTCCGGAACTTCATTTGTCTTTTTCAAATCGTTATCAGTTTGGAAGAAGGACGCTGGTCTGTATTGCTCTGACATAGGAACGACCGAGGATGGTCGTTGAAGATTTTGGACAGGTGACTTACTAGTAGTTTCTAGGACACTATAAGGTCTGAAAGACTGAGGTGGATAAGCGTTTCCTTTGGAGAATATCTGTGAGAGTTCAGGACTCGCATTCACAGGAGCCCTTAATTTAGGGTTCATTTTAGCTTGATAATAATTCTGCCGATCATCGTACGGGTAATTAGCTAGAGTATGTCTGTTTTTAGTATTGTGAGTATTGGGCACACTGTAGGCGTTGTTAGGCATGCATGGGGTTAGAGTTTCCGAGTAGTAGTAGGGCACTACATGATTCCTGTTAGCGTCATACAGATGGTCGTGATGTTTAGTGCTGGGGTTAGGGTTCAGTGAGAGGCGGAGGTTCTGCGGGGAGCTGACGGGGCGCTGGGGCGACTGGTACATGTTCAGAGGATAGGAGATCGGGTAGAAGGCGGGGTAAGGGGACGGCGGGATGGGGAAATATATGTCCGACACCATTTCAACGTGCTACACCGCCGCAAGACAGAACAGAAACGAAtaggttaataaataatgttttatggtCAAGTCAATATGAATACTACTAGAGTTAAGTAATTGAAAGATGTTTTTGTCTAATTAtaagatgttttaatttt from Trichoplusia ni isolate ovarian cell line Hi5 chromosome 12, tn1, whole genome shotgun sequence harbors:
- the LOC113499368 gene encoding tight junction protein ZO-1-like isoform X8 gives rise to the protein MPSAMDMGLFSQPEWSDSSDSTEPGPLPQLGYFVPVRYKCERASRHACRRSRRESPRSRRSVSQCSCNSISRRSSAAASPMPMPLPPLNNTVEMYVEPVVEDTAERSAGWETHRVRLNRVPGYGFGIAVSGGRDNPHFASGDPSIAVSDVLRGGPAEDKLQVNDRIVSVNGVPLENVEYARAVQVLRDSGATVSLVVRRRAPAPPPTAPTTIKLSLTRNGKKEDFGLVLGCKLYVKELTMRAREQLNQGGQGLCEGDMVTRINNTPVTDAMTLKEARKLIESCKDRLNLVVTRELIREETVTNGNYQNNYNSLEASPLNVYGAAEASPGYSSSGQNLYVAAPVRGGDARRGPMSHEQLDQPPRPPPPRNEDYYSSRRQLYEEEAMNNQRNKPSSEPRLISFQKEGSVGLRLCGGNRSGVFVSGVQPTSPAALQGLQPADKILKFCALEQVNDMEMKGVTREEAVLFLLSLQDRIDLIVQHAPDDYNAVASGQMPGDSFHIKTHFHYTEPTDGEMSFRCGDVFHVVDTLHNGTVGAWQVYRIGRNNQEVQKGTIPNKARAEELATAQFNATKKEMSGNDGKHNFFRRRRSTHRRSKSLGKEHWDEVVLSDSISKFPAYERVVLKQPGFVRPVIVLGAVADIARERLLTESPDKFSSPKMDSTLEDTKTKSTGIIRLSSIRTVMERGKHALLDITPNAVDRLNYAQFYPIVIFLKADNKHIIKQLRAGLPKSAHKSSKKLLEQCQHMERVWGHVFTHTITLSEANQNTWFSKLIDLIQRTQQQQLWVSETKRPEPLSDDFLFSMSSSTENRLSYASSPESDLEVSPPPAPRLVKSSSDPSIATTQDNMDRDDDINHMADAVPPPYTQGGYGDSKYGFSATTNGAPTNGVNHNQSHNMGNNEAPPYQCNPMTHSPPHSPLYGTVPELPPRGTVSRPAGGVLLPAPPPGRPPHNLRHNTNQNRPSAQERLFGPPKDSGSDEAATYTARPTSMIIQPAQGQGSLDRHRHPNNPQGSYDGTAYDYSGASNNGSAVGSCRLPPNAPDDLKVAPPSISKMEPPPPPNPTAMSQSNMTQSPQRNSNSHEHNSLDYRSPDQNYSRPPEYRSPQSSRPPPMNGNSPHTPMHARGPSLPNVPTNDHAKYSGRTNSASQADYTGRGGAAVPPYKPVPPPKPKHYRPPDNHHPRNGSLDPPGPPAPGAPGPPGPPGAGRGFPPAPHYSHQHSHSQPAHRPHNHNNYQQQQNMYGGQMPPQSPPYSGPPSHHRAINLPHNPHLIDLAGSREQRGSAFELYRKPQHMHNLSSSDAMNSSVERDETFSPKTKKKLSKKPSFIKNAVLDLFRSKTKNSQKVSRQKSLCESDLQQRHNAPQMPMLRREKSDLGDMSIHMRNTQIRNQMLQRSNSSSCEKPVLKPILKRQSSFCDERNGSICTVRDYDAKPVMKSLRRQNSMCDIETEPKVTPLLRRQNSLIEYNRRGIYGQTSSFNMITKIDPIYQRQQQVKHEPFHPTQPLPPEPLYQSKDHIVYDPIPKPRRTYTSIYDTSTENPYASRSEMSNQSFENPYGNRQTLEMPLMDPPYATRAECIRESPYATRNERIRESPYATREECIRESPYATREECLRENPYATRNECGYASRNECMRESPYATRSELIAESPYTNKQEMMAKQNDSLYSESPYSSKEQMLRTRLTPDTSYATKEEMLRQRFSESPYSTKEDMLKQRMDLSAKEPLYGKRTYDPPPGTSWNENNYGVRSDRRLQTPVNYPGRISPMSKCMSEPPYATRTEMMARLGQTESPYATRAEVKSSCSDTQSQYSTRHEMMDMRNDVRPASAECTYVSKQEILSQKAAMLAKKESTYGIRLEEKLEIIKQRNQAKKEMIYQTRKEANESDAAKIREPLYVSKRDLKESVIYESHQEAKEVVQPEEQESSGSSRSSPYELGDANHLSRREPVYQTKAEAENGKEIETFQEIDFSKLRLTESKTDAEKQKSKNLETSILKGEPMYAPRLHGKADHISNALKVTTAPVPYESTTSMETQYASECSMNFENKPQSTPYTSQDLLEKANKPSRSVTFCEQILEKSQENSEENSQNMSNQNETTVIQQNTTVIPSTSDGNETNGANKPDEVEPDGPHTTWGIFDSEGGVLEDRQWGVSLIIPPKAIAPGIKQKIYFTVSDPRLSQRVGGPPIDMDNGEAMLSPLVMCGPQGLVFLRPVTLRLPHCANAVPSLGLTIKATDTEAHLSTDWDQIHLPATTTLNTVAVKVDHF